The Caulobacter sp. FWC26 genome contains a region encoding:
- a CDS encoding DUF5343 domain-containing protein produces MAKGTGENSEQVSSDQSDSTENGKEKSERREIKGGIPYSTSPGVLKKALELIIPAERPDNFGANYMETILKLTGGSARAVPPFLKKMQFINADGTPTILYSKFKTDSGRSQAAYEGLKNAFGELFKRNEYIHKADEASVKDTIVEITGLKKTDSIVRLMYASFDAIRGFISGDVSQNDDPSKQENGRDSTGETNHEDNPPFRGKIGLSYQINIVLPETENIAVFNAIFKSLRDNLLR; encoded by the coding sequence ATGGCTAAAGGCACAGGCGAAAATTCCGAGCAGGTTAGTTCGGACCAATCTGACAGCACTGAGAACGGCAAAGAAAAATCCGAGCGCCGCGAGATTAAAGGCGGCATTCCTTACAGCACGTCTCCAGGCGTCTTGAAGAAGGCGCTAGAACTAATAATACCTGCCGAGCGCCCAGATAATTTTGGCGCGAACTACATGGAAACCATACTCAAATTGACAGGCGGATCCGCCCGGGCTGTCCCACCATTCTTGAAAAAGATGCAGTTCATCAATGCAGATGGAACGCCTACTATCCTCTATTCAAAATTTAAAACTGATAGCGGCCGGTCTCAAGCGGCCTACGAAGGACTGAAAAATGCCTTCGGCGAACTTTTTAAGCGCAACGAATATATTCACAAAGCAGACGAAGCCTCGGTAAAAGACACAATTGTCGAGATTACCGGCCTAAAGAAGACGGACTCCATCGTTCGCCTCATGTATGCGTCTTTCGATGCAATAAGAGGCTTCATCTCGGGGGATGTTTCCCAGAACGACGACCCATCCAAACAGGAAAATGGCCGCGATAGCACCGGAGAGACCAATCACGAAGACAACCCTCCCTTCAGGGGAAAGATTGGCCTTTCGTATCAGATAAACATTGTTCTACCTGAGACAGAGAATATTGCTGTATTCAATGCCATATTCAAAAGCCTTCGCGACAATCTTCTACGATGA
- a CDS encoding sodium-dependent bicarbonate transport family permease → MDLLSQTLSAAAGNLLQPAVLFFALGLIAALARSDLALPKEAAKTLSLVLMLCIGFKGGVEARAHGLDAGFMKAAGLGLTLSFLLPLPAYVLLKRMGLNTITAAATAAHYGSVSVVTFAAAQSYLASIGQAAGGYMSAVLALMETPGLLTAITIAAIATRDGAHGKDPDRVSAGKLAHEVLLNAASVVLIGGFFIGLITGHQGGAKLATFTGPVFQGVLCVFLLGLGVRAGQQLAAARGFKLSLLAMGIVLPILGGSVALVLGWLAGLPAGDLAALAVLAASASYIAAPAAMGMALPKADAGVYLTLSLGVTFPLNLILGIPLLALAAAQLAGG, encoded by the coding sequence GTGGATCTTCTCAGCCAGACCTTATCGGCGGCGGCCGGCAATCTTCTGCAGCCGGCGGTGCTGTTCTTCGCCCTGGGCCTGATCGCCGCCCTGGCGCGCTCGGATCTGGCCTTACCGAAGGAGGCGGCCAAGACCCTGTCGCTGGTCCTGATGCTGTGCATCGGGTTCAAGGGCGGCGTCGAGGCGCGCGCCCACGGACTGGACGCCGGCTTCATGAAGGCTGCGGGCCTGGGTCTGACGCTGAGTTTCCTCTTGCCGCTGCCGGCCTACGTCCTGCTCAAGCGCATGGGTCTGAACACCATCACCGCCGCCGCCACCGCCGCGCACTACGGTTCGGTGTCGGTGGTGACCTTCGCGGCGGCGCAGAGCTATCTCGCGTCGATCGGCCAGGCGGCGGGCGGGTACATGTCGGCGGTGCTGGCGCTGATGGAGACGCCTGGCCTGCTGACCGCCATCACCATCGCCGCGATCGCCACCCGCGACGGCGCGCACGGCAAGGACCCGGATCGGGTCTCGGCCGGCAAGCTGGCCCACGAGGTGCTGCTGAACGCGGCCAGCGTGGTGCTGATCGGCGGCTTCTTCATCGGCCTGATCACCGGCCACCAGGGGGGCGCCAAGCTGGCGACCTTCACCGGGCCGGTCTTCCAGGGCGTGCTCTGCGTGTTCCTGCTGGGCCTGGGGGTTCGGGCCGGCCAGCAACTGGCCGCCGCGCGAGGCTTCAAGCTTAGCCTGCTGGCCATGGGGATCGTGCTGCCGATCCTGGGCGGTTCGGTCGCGCTCGTCCTGGGCTGGCTGGCCGGTCTGCCGGCCGGCGATCTCGCCGCCCTGGCGGTGCTGGCGGCCTCGGCCTCGTACATCGCCGCCCCGGCGGCCATGGGCATGGCCCTGCCCAAGGCCGACGCCGGGGTCTATCTGACCCTGTCGCTGGGGGTGACCTTCCCCCTCAACCTGATCCTCGGCATCCCGCTGCTGGCCCTGGCGGCGGCCCAACTGGCGGGAGGGTAG
- the bioB gene encoding biotin synthase BioB produces the protein MSEINASPCHDWTLAEVEALFALPFMELVFQAANVHRAHFDPSEIQLSQLLSVKTGGCAENCGYCSQSAHFKTGLKAEKLMAADDVVAKARAARDGGAQRFCMGAAWRELKDRDLPKLTEMIGEVKALGLETCATLGMLTADQAKALKAAGLDYYNHNLDTGPDYYKDVVTTRTYQERLDTLAHVRDAGMSTCCGGIVGMGEQRRDRAGLLHQLATLPAHPDSLPINGLVPVSGTPLGDKVLSEGKAIDAIEFVRTIAVARIVCPKSMVRLSAGREGMSRELQALCFMAGANSIFVGGKLLTTPLPGQDEDSALFQDLDLKPMGGAVRVEAKADAGLVAAE, from the coding sequence ATGAGTGAGATCAACGCTTCCCCCTGCCACGACTGGACGCTTGCCGAGGTCGAGGCGCTGTTCGCCCTGCCGTTCATGGAACTTGTGTTCCAGGCCGCCAACGTCCACCGCGCCCACTTCGATCCTTCCGAGATCCAGCTGTCGCAGCTGTTGTCGGTCAAGACCGGCGGCTGCGCCGAGAACTGCGGCTATTGCAGCCAGTCGGCCCACTTCAAGACCGGCCTCAAGGCCGAGAAGCTGATGGCCGCCGACGACGTGGTGGCCAAGGCCCGCGCGGCCCGCGACGGCGGCGCCCAGCGCTTCTGCATGGGCGCAGCCTGGCGCGAGCTGAAGGACCGCGACCTGCCCAAGCTCACCGAAATGATCGGCGAGGTGAAGGCCCTGGGCCTGGAGACCTGCGCCACGCTCGGCATGCTGACCGCCGACCAGGCGAAAGCCCTGAAGGCCGCCGGCCTCGACTACTACAACCACAACCTCGACACCGGTCCCGACTACTACAAGGACGTGGTGACCACGCGCACCTATCAGGAGCGCCTCGACACCCTGGCCCATGTGCGCGACGCCGGCATGAGCACGTGCTGCGGCGGCATCGTCGGGATGGGCGAGCAGCGCCGCGACCGCGCCGGCCTGCTGCACCAGCTGGCCACCCTGCCGGCCCACCCCGACAGCCTGCCGATCAATGGCCTCGTCCCGGTCAGCGGCACCCCGCTGGGCGACAAGGTCCTGTCGGAAGGCAAGGCCATCGACGCCATCGAGTTCGTCCGCACCATCGCGGTCGCCCGCATCGTCTGCCCCAAGTCCATGGTCCGCCTGTCGGCCGGTCGCGAAGGCATGAGCCGCGAGCTGCAGGCCCTGTGCTTCATGGCCGGCGCCAACTCGATCTTCGTCGGCGGCAAGCTCCTGACCACCCCGCTGCCCGGCCAGGACGAGGACAGCGCCCTGTTCCAGGACCTGGACCTCAAGCCCATGGGCGGCGCCGTCCGGGTCGAGGCCAAGGCCGACGCCGGCCTGGTGGCGGCGGAGTAG
- a CDS encoding Swt1 family HEPN domain-containing protein, with translation MSIERDIELFILKSAIITHGLRSAFSEQRVGKTRGALEAQADSLVADYLKQVDFETLQDAERMSEFYKLFYALENDMRDLIESTMIDAKGREWWKTAVPQAVRDNAQKNYDREASEGLPPRSDRLIDYTTFGELGEIVRDNWDTFSGMFSNATRNRVLRVINRLNLVRGPIAHCNFLPEEEAIRLKLAIRDWYKLME, from the coding sequence ATGAGCATCGAGCGCGACATAGAGCTTTTTATTCTAAAAAGCGCAATCATTACTCATGGATTACGCTCCGCCTTCTCGGAGCAGCGCGTAGGGAAAACTCGGGGAGCGCTCGAAGCACAAGCTGACTCACTGGTAGCAGACTACCTTAAGCAAGTGGATTTTGAGACGCTGCAAGATGCGGAGCGAATGAGCGAGTTCTACAAGCTTTTCTATGCGCTCGAAAATGACATGCGGGACCTTATCGAGTCCACAATGATCGACGCGAAAGGCCGTGAGTGGTGGAAAACCGCTGTACCTCAAGCCGTGCGAGATAACGCTCAGAAGAACTACGACCGAGAAGCTTCAGAAGGCCTACCACCCAGGTCGGACAGGCTAATAGACTACACAACATTCGGTGAGTTGGGCGAGATTGTCCGGGATAACTGGGATACATTCTCAGGCATGTTCTCAAACGCAACTCGAAATCGAGTACTTCGGGTCATCAATCGCCTGAACTTGGTTCGAGGACCGATCGCGCATTGTAACTTCCTCCCAGAGGAGGAAGCGATCCGATTGAAGCTCGCCATCCGAGACTGGTACAAATTAATGGAATAG
- the hisG gene encoding ATP phosphoribosyltransferase, translated as MSSAPMIFAIPSKGRLKDQVEAWLADCGFKLEMTGGARGYSAELSGLPGVSVRLLSAGDIAAGLDSGDLHLGVTGEDLLRERGDDMDSRVMLLRALGFGRADLVVTAPKNWLDVDTMADVDEVGHAHLARTGRRLRVATKYVTQTRAFFARHGVADYRIVESSGATEGAPAAGAAELVVDITTTGATLAANGLKILSDGVILKSQAQLTASLTAGWNGEQLDALRRLLSVVEAKGRAGKLATLVWPTEQDRAAQDAVAVYVARGGSRRANGALLATADLFDAAAALAEAGVEPVTVSRPDYVFESRSAVLDRFIAALEK; from the coding sequence ATGAGCTCCGCACCGATGATCTTCGCCATTCCCTCCAAGGGCCGCCTGAAGGACCAGGTCGAGGCCTGGCTGGCGGACTGCGGCTTCAAGCTTGAGATGACCGGCGGCGCGCGCGGCTACTCGGCCGAGCTGTCGGGCCTGCCGGGCGTGTCGGTGCGGCTGCTCTCGGCCGGCGACATCGCCGCCGGGCTCGACTCGGGCGACCTGCATCTCGGCGTCACCGGCGAGGATTTGCTGCGCGAGCGCGGCGACGACATGGACAGCCGGGTGATGCTGCTGCGCGCCCTCGGCTTTGGCCGCGCGGACCTGGTGGTGACCGCGCCGAAGAACTGGCTCGACGTCGACACCATGGCCGATGTCGACGAGGTCGGGCACGCGCATCTGGCCCGCACCGGCCGCCGCCTGCGGGTGGCGACCAAGTACGTCACCCAGACCCGCGCCTTCTTCGCCCGCCACGGCGTCGCCGACTACCGCATCGTCGAAAGCAGCGGCGCCACCGAGGGGGCTCCGGCCGCCGGCGCCGCCGAGCTGGTGGTCGACATCACCACCACGGGCGCGACCCTGGCCGCCAACGGGCTGAAGATCCTGTCCGACGGGGTGATCCTGAAGAGCCAGGCCCAGCTGACCGCCTCCCTGACCGCCGGCTGGAACGGCGAGCAGCTGGACGCCCTGCGCCGCCTGCTCTCGGTGGTTGAGGCCAAGGGCCGGGCGGGCAAGCTCGCCACCCTGGTCTGGCCGACCGAGCAGGACCGCGCCGCCCAGGACGCCGTCGCCGTCTATGTCGCCCGGGGCGGCTCGCGCCGCGCCAACGGCGCCCTCCTGGCCACCGCCGACCTGTTCGACGCCGCCGCCGCCCTGGCGGAAGCCGGAGTCGAGCCGGTGACGGTCTCGCGTCCGGACTACGTGTTCGAGTCGCGATCGGCCGTGCTGGATCGCTTTATCGCGGCGCTCGAAAAGTAG
- a CDS encoding LysR substrate-binding domain-containing protein: MPRRTNLDLDLVRAFLVVCEQRSFTRAGERLGRSQSAVSLQVRRLEEQLGQPLLSRDPRHVAPTEQGAAFLPQARRLLRLNDEILASLGADEIEGEVRLGAPEDFATQHLPAVLSSFARSHPRIALTVTCDLTLNLLDRLGEGALDLALVKREPLGPDLGVRVWREPLVWVALDPEMARREGPVPLVAAPAPCVYRKRAVAALEATGRAWRATYTSPSLAGQLAALRGGLGLSVLPREMAPDDLTILSEGLPRLEDAEIALLKARGTPPPAAERLADHILSALDRQRAQPAGPPAKARAM, encoded by the coding sequence ATGCCGCGCCGCACCAATCTGGACCTCGATCTTGTCCGCGCCTTCCTGGTGGTGTGCGAGCAACGCAGCTTTACGCGGGCGGGCGAGCGTCTGGGGCGGTCGCAGTCGGCGGTCAGCCTGCAGGTGCGGCGCCTCGAGGAGCAGTTGGGCCAGCCGCTTCTGTCGCGCGATCCGCGCCATGTAGCGCCGACCGAACAGGGCGCGGCCTTCCTGCCCCAGGCCCGCCGCCTGCTGCGCCTGAACGACGAGATCCTGGCCAGTCTGGGCGCCGACGAGATCGAGGGCGAGGTGCGGCTGGGCGCGCCCGAGGACTTCGCCACCCAGCATCTGCCCGCCGTATTGAGCTCGTTCGCCCGCAGCCATCCGCGCATCGCCCTGACCGTCACCTGCGACCTGACCCTGAACCTCCTGGATCGCCTCGGCGAAGGCGCGCTGGACCTGGCTCTGGTCAAGCGCGAGCCGCTGGGGCCGGACCTTGGCGTGCGGGTCTGGCGCGAGCCGCTGGTCTGGGTGGCGCTGGATCCCGAGATGGCGCGGCGCGAGGGCCCGGTCCCGCTGGTGGCCGCGCCGGCCCCTTGCGTCTATCGCAAGCGCGCGGTGGCGGCGCTGGAGGCGACCGGGCGAGCTTGGCGCGCCACCTACACCAGCCCCTCCCTGGCGGGACAACTGGCGGCGCTGCGGGGCGGTCTGGGCTTAAGCGTCCTACCGCGCGAGATGGCGCCGGACGATCTCACCATCCTGTCCGAAGGCCTGCCGCGGCTGGAGGACGCCGAGATCGCGCTGTTGAAGGCGCGGGGGACGCCGCCGCCGGCCGCCGAGCGGCTTGCCGACCACATCCTGTCGGCCCTGGACCGTCAACGCGCGCAGCCCGCCGGTCCGCCGGCCAAGGCGCGGGCGATGTAG
- the hisS gene encoding histidine--tRNA ligase encodes MTDTPDTNTDFRPEARAPRGFADKRARDLRAERAILEAVSAVYERYGFEALDTGAFEYADALGKFLPDSDRPNEGVFALQDDDDQWMALRYDLTAPLARFAAQTWETLPKPFRRYAYGPVWRNEKPGPGRFRQFIQCDADTVGSARPEADAEIIAMAVEGLEAAGLPRGTAVLKINNRKLLNGLLTAAGADSAGQKLAVLRAVDKLDRLGVDGVRLLLGEGRLDESGDFTKGAGLKGKAVDQVLDFVQAGSKGGRSATLDNIARVVAGSAEGDEGLLELSRIDAALTSLGIADDQAFIDPSIVRGLEYYTGAVFEAELLLSTTDEKGNKVTFGSIGGGGRYDDLVARFTGNVTPATGFSFGVSRLAAALRAAGREPGGSARGPVVVIAFDDAHMPEYFKVVGELRAAGIPAEVYLGTSGMRPQMKYADRRLSPAAIMLGGDEIAAGTVTIKDLDLGRELASGVADNAAWKAERPGQQTIPRGELVAAVRKIIGG; translated from the coding sequence ATGACCGACACTCCCGACACCAACACCGACTTCCGCCCCGAGGCCCGCGCCCCCCGCGGCTTCGCCGACAAGCGCGCGCGCGACCTGCGGGCTGAGCGGGCGATCCTGGAGGCGGTGTCGGCGGTCTATGAGCGCTACGGCTTCGAGGCGCTGGACACCGGGGCGTTCGAATATGCCGACGCGCTGGGCAAGTTCCTGCCCGACAGCGACCGGCCCAATGAGGGCGTCTTTGCGCTGCAGGACGACGATGATCAGTGGATGGCGCTGCGCTATGACCTGACCGCGCCGCTGGCCCGCTTCGCCGCCCAGACCTGGGAGACCCTGCCCAAGCCCTTCCGCCGCTACGCCTATGGGCCGGTGTGGCGCAACGAGAAGCCGGGGCCGGGGCGCTTCCGCCAGTTCATCCAGTGCGACGCCGATACGGTGGGCTCGGCCCGTCCGGAGGCCGACGCCGAGATCATCGCCATGGCCGTCGAGGGGCTGGAGGCCGCGGGCCTGCCGCGCGGCACGGCGGTGCTGAAGATCAACAACCGCAAGCTGCTGAACGGCCTGCTGACCGCCGCCGGGGCCGACAGCGCCGGCCAGAAGCTGGCCGTGCTGCGCGCGGTCGACAAGCTGGACCGCCTGGGCGTGGACGGCGTGCGCCTGCTCCTGGGCGAAGGGCGGCTGGACGAGAGCGGCGACTTCACCAAGGGCGCGGGGCTGAAGGGCAAGGCCGTCGACCAGGTGCTGGACTTCGTCCAGGCCGGCTCGAAAGGCGGTCGTTCGGCGACGCTGGACAATATCGCCCGCGTGGTGGCCGGCTCGGCCGAGGGCGACGAGGGCCTCTTGGAGCTGTCGCGGATCGACGCGGCCCTGACCAGCCTTGGCATCGCCGACGACCAGGCCTTCATCGATCCGTCGATCGTGCGGGGGCTGGAATACTACACCGGCGCGGTGTTCGAGGCCGAGCTGCTGCTCAGCACCACCGACGAGAAGGGCAACAAGGTCACCTTCGGCTCGATCGGCGGCGGCGGGCGCTATGACGATCTGGTGGCGCGGTTCACCGGCAATGTGACCCCGGCGACGGGCTTCTCGTTCGGCGTGTCGCGCCTGGCGGCGGCGCTGCGGGCGGCCGGGCGTGAGCCGGGCGGGTCGGCGCGCGGGCCGGTGGTGGTCATCGCCTTCGACGACGCGCACATGCCCGAATACTTCAAGGTGGTGGGCGAGCTGCGCGCGGCGGGCATTCCGGCCGAGGTGTATCTGGGAACCTCGGGCATGCGGCCGCAGATGAAGTACGCCGACCGTCGCCTGTCGCCGGCGGCCATCATGCTGGGCGGCGACGAGATCGCGGCCGGCACCGTGACGATCAAGGACCTCGATCTTGGCCGCGAGCTCGCCTCGGGCGTGGCCGACAACGCCGCCTGGAAGGCCGAGCGTCCGGGCCAGCAGACGATCCCGCGCGGCGAGCTGGTGGCCGCCGTCCGCAAGATCATCGGGGGTTGA